One region of Rana temporaria chromosome 9, aRanTem1.1, whole genome shotgun sequence genomic DNA includes:
- the NDUFA8 gene encoding NADH dehydrogenase [ubiquinone] 1 alpha subcomplex subunit 8 — MPGTVHFPPAEELEVRELNVSSAVLKAAAHHYGSQCDKINKEFMLCRWEEKDPRKCLKEGKRVNECALEFFRKLKLHCAEPFTEYWSCLDYTGLQELRFCRKQQTAFDDCVFDKLGWIRPDLGELSKVTKVKTNRPLPENVYQSRERPLPNPPVEGELKPSRFGSKLFFWPW, encoded by the exons CTCAATGTGAGTTCTGCTGTGCTGAAGGCTGCGGCCCACCACTATGGATCTCAGTGTGACAAAATCAACAAAGAGTTCATGTTATGTCGCTGGGAGGAGAAAGATCCAAGAAAATGTCTGAAAGAGGGCAAGAGAGTCAATGAGTGCGCCCTGGAGTTCTTCAG AAAACTTAAACTCCACTGTGCGGAGCCTTTCACAGAATATTGGAGTTGTCTCGACTACACCGGCCTCCAGGAACTTCGCTTTTGTCGTAAACAGCAGACGGCTTTTGACGACTGTGTCTTTGACAAGCTGGGCTGGATCCGCCCGGACCTGGGGGAATTGTCCAAg GTCACAAAAGTGAAAACTAACCGACCTCTTCCAGAAAACGTATACCAGTCGAGGGAAAGACCATTACCCAATCCTCCTGTGGAAGGAGAGTTGAAGCCGTCCAGATTTGGTAGTAAGCTCTTCTTCTGGCCCTGGTGA